A DNA window from Vigna angularis cultivar LongXiaoDou No.4 chromosome 1, ASM1680809v1, whole genome shotgun sequence contains the following coding sequences:
- the LOC108333597 gene encoding serine carboxypeptidase-like 31 isoform X1, whose product MDNIVLNLTSLYTLLLFLFLSYKPALSFSSRNSQYWGGDRILSSAYDDDLVTNLPGQPKVNFQHYAGYVTVNETNGRALFYWFYEAMTNPEEKPLVLWLNGGPGCSSVGYGATQEIGPFLVDSDGHGLKFNNFSWNREASMLFLESPVGVGFSYSNTSSDYDQLGDDLTANDAYSFLHNWFQKFPSYRTRAFYIAGESYAGKYVPELAELIHDRNKDPSLYIDLKGILLGNPETSDAEDWVGLVDYAWSHAVISDETHKIIKTSCDFNSTDPWRNEDCSEAVDEVLKQYNEIDIYSLYTSVCFASTARSDDQSMQTSMKLTSKMMPRMLGGYDPCLDDYAKAFYNKPDVQKALHASDGHNLKNWTICNNKIFNEWADSKPSVIPIYKKLISAGLRIWVYSGDTDGRVPVLSTRYSLSSLSLSVTKSWRPWYHENEVSGWFEEYEGLTFATFRGAGHAVPCFKPSNSLAFFTSFLNGESPPSTK is encoded by the exons ATGGATAACATTGTATTAAACCTCACTAGTTTATACAccttgcttctttttcttttcctatctTATAAGCCTGCTCTTTCGTTTTCTTCTAGAAATAGCCAATATTGGGGTGGTGACAGGATTTTGAGCTCTGCTTATGATGATGATCTTGTCACTAACTTGCCTGGTCAACCCAAGGTGAATTTCCAGCACTATGCTGGATATGTCACAGTCAATGAAACCAATGGAAGAGCACTCTTTTACTGGTTCTATGAGGCTATGACCAACCCAGAAGAGAAACCGTTGGTGCTTTGGCTTAATGGAG GTCCTGGGTGCTCTTCTGTGGGATACGGAGCAACACAGGAGATTGGTCCATTTTTAGTGGACAGTGATGGCCATGGCCTCAAATTTAATAACTTCTCATGGAACAGAG AAGCCAGCATGTTATTCCTGGAATCTCCTGTTGGAGTTGGCTTTTCATACTCAAATACAAGCAGTGACTATGACCAATTGGGAGATGATTTAACAG CTAACGATGCTTACTCTTTTCTTCACAACTGGTTCCAAAAGTTTCCATCATACAGAACGAGAGCGTTTTACATAGCAGGGGAGAGCTATGCAG GAAAGTATGTACCGGAGCTGGCTGAACTCATCCATGATAGGAACAAGGACCCCTCTCTCTATATTGATCTCAAGGGCATTCTG TTGGGTAACCCAGAAACATCTGATGCTGAGGACTGGGTGGGCCTGGTTGATTATGCTTGGAGCCATGCTGTGATATCTGATGAAACtcataaaataatcaaaacaagTTGTGACTTTAACAGCACTGATCCATGGCGTAACGAAGATTGTAGTGAAGCTGTGGATGAAGTACTCAAACAATACAACGAAATTGATATCTACAGTCTCTACACCTCTGTCTGCTTTGCCAGCACAGCACGTTCAGACGATCAATCCATGCAAACTTCCATGAAGCTTACATCTAAAATG ATGCCTAGGATGTTGGGTGGCTATGATCCATGCCTTGATGACTATGCTAAAGCTTTTTATAATAAACCAGATGTTCAGAAGGCTCTTCATGCCAGTGATGGTCACAACCTAAAGAATTGGACCATTTGCAA CAACAAGATATTCAATGAATGGGCAGATTCAAAGCCATCTGTTATCCCAATTTACAAGAAGCTTATTTCAGCAGGACTTAGGATTTGGGTTTACAG TGGAGACACAGATGGTAGAGTACCAGTGTTGTCCACAAGATACAGCTTAAGCTCTCTTTCCTTGTCTGTCACTAAATCATGGAGGCCTTGGTACCATGAAAATGAG GTTAGTGGATGGTTTGAAGAATACGAGGGTCTTACATTTGCAACGTTTCGAGGAGCTGGGCATGCAGTTCCCTGTTTTAAACCAAGCAATTCACTTGCGTTCTTCACTTCCTTTCTCAATGGAGAATCACCTCCTTCCACAAAATAA
- the LOC108333597 gene encoding serine carboxypeptidase-like 31 isoform X2 has product MTNPEEKPLVLWLNGGPGCSSVGYGATQEIGPFLVDSDGHGLKFNNFSWNREASMLFLESPVGVGFSYSNTSSDYDQLGDDLTANDAYSFLHNWFQKFPSYRTRAFYIAGESYAGKYVPELAELIHDRNKDPSLYIDLKGILLGNPETSDAEDWVGLVDYAWSHAVISDETHKIIKTSCDFNSTDPWRNEDCSEAVDEVLKQYNEIDIYSLYTSVCFASTARSDDQSMQTSMKLTSKMMPRMLGGYDPCLDDYAKAFYNKPDVQKALHASDGHNLKNWTICNNKIFNEWADSKPSVIPIYKKLISAGLRIWVYSGDTDGRVPVLSTRYSLSSLSLSVTKSWRPWYHENEVSGWFEEYEGLTFATFRGAGHAVPCFKPSNSLAFFTSFLNGESPPSTK; this is encoded by the exons ATGACCAACCCAGAAGAGAAACCGTTGGTGCTTTGGCTTAATGGAG GTCCTGGGTGCTCTTCTGTGGGATACGGAGCAACACAGGAGATTGGTCCATTTTTAGTGGACAGTGATGGCCATGGCCTCAAATTTAATAACTTCTCATGGAACAGAG AAGCCAGCATGTTATTCCTGGAATCTCCTGTTGGAGTTGGCTTTTCATACTCAAATACAAGCAGTGACTATGACCAATTGGGAGATGATTTAACAG CTAACGATGCTTACTCTTTTCTTCACAACTGGTTCCAAAAGTTTCCATCATACAGAACGAGAGCGTTTTACATAGCAGGGGAGAGCTATGCAG GAAAGTATGTACCGGAGCTGGCTGAACTCATCCATGATAGGAACAAGGACCCCTCTCTCTATATTGATCTCAAGGGCATTCTG TTGGGTAACCCAGAAACATCTGATGCTGAGGACTGGGTGGGCCTGGTTGATTATGCTTGGAGCCATGCTGTGATATCTGATGAAACtcataaaataatcaaaacaagTTGTGACTTTAACAGCACTGATCCATGGCGTAACGAAGATTGTAGTGAAGCTGTGGATGAAGTACTCAAACAATACAACGAAATTGATATCTACAGTCTCTACACCTCTGTCTGCTTTGCCAGCACAGCACGTTCAGACGATCAATCCATGCAAACTTCCATGAAGCTTACATCTAAAATG ATGCCTAGGATGTTGGGTGGCTATGATCCATGCCTTGATGACTATGCTAAAGCTTTTTATAATAAACCAGATGTTCAGAAGGCTCTTCATGCCAGTGATGGTCACAACCTAAAGAATTGGACCATTTGCAA CAACAAGATATTCAATGAATGGGCAGATTCAAAGCCATCTGTTATCCCAATTTACAAGAAGCTTATTTCAGCAGGACTTAGGATTTGGGTTTACAG TGGAGACACAGATGGTAGAGTACCAGTGTTGTCCACAAGATACAGCTTAAGCTCTCTTTCCTTGTCTGTCACTAAATCATGGAGGCCTTGGTACCATGAAAATGAG GTTAGTGGATGGTTTGAAGAATACGAGGGTCTTACATTTGCAACGTTTCGAGGAGCTGGGCATGCAGTTCCCTGTTTTAAACCAAGCAATTCACTTGCGTTCTTCACTTCCTTTCTCAATGGAGAATCACCTCCTTCCACAAAATAA